Within Quercus lobata isolate SW786 chromosome 5, ValleyOak3.0 Primary Assembly, whole genome shotgun sequence, the genomic segment GTTCTCTGGTTTGGATAGGTCTGGGTTTGGAGCAGTgattagaaatgacaaagggGAAGTTATGGCTGCAATGTTAGCCAAGGGACCATCGGTTTTTTGTAGTGAAGAAGTGGAGCTCCTTGCATGTAGTAAGGCAATTGAATTTGGCACATGTAGTAAGGCAATTGAATTTGGCACGGATGCTGGTTTTTTTTAGTTCGTTGTTGAATGTGATAACAATACAGTCATGCAAGCTATATCCTCTCCAAATGAAGATGAGTCGTTGATGGGTAATGTGGTAGGTGACATCCAGCAGATGCTTAAAGGGCAGCATTGGGGGAATGTTGAGTTTACAAGAAGGGGAGGAAACAAAGTGGCTCATGTGTTAGCTCAATAtgcaaaaaatataatagatgACTAGTTgctaacctgtgcgatgcacgggtAAGATACTTTGAAATATCTATTTAAATACATTGTATTCTCAAAgcttttcaaaagaatatgcaTGTTAACAACTTCTATCCTTTTCAGCTTCATTACAACTCgtgttggagagagagagattgtacCTATCAAAGTATCTGTTTAAACtcctctattaaaaatattcatcCATTGGATTCATAATAATGCCACAGACCCTACACAATAAACCATATACTCCAACCCTTTGATTACAGTGATCCTTTAATGAACACTGCCTCTGCCATTAAAGGatcattcaaattaaatttctttgtcCAAGCTTTAACATAAGACTACATTTCATCTCGAGCTACTACCCCCAGAATTGAAGCACCTCGACATTGAACCTTGATGAGTCTGTAAACCAAAACATTTATGTCATACTGCTATGttgcacatatatatttttaattacaaattatcCTCGCACAAAAAGATCATTACCAGTACTTAATCTTAGCATGATTCTCCATGTAACATAGCAAAGAAACCATTGGTAGATTATCCAATCCTCTCCAACTATCTTATGGGTCTGTGCATTTATATTACAAATCATTTAACTTGCCTTTATGCTATAAACTTATAGTTGCTTCTTTTTGCAAATTATGCatcaataaatattacaattatcTACTTCCTAGAATGTTCTCTTTAGATCAACCACACCATGGATCTCAAAGAAGGTGGTATCCTTGACAAATGAAAACAATAACTTGGTAAATGCCCTCATCTCTTATAAACCAATTTTCATTATTGCAGTCTAAACATACATTAACGGCCAAGATAAACAGTAAAGCAAATGAGAAACTAAtaaactacttaaaaaacttCTAGCTTAGTTGAGTATTCTCTGCACttaattttgtgttatttcCCATCTCCAAGTCATCCAAAGAACCTGTCCCATTAGTGAATAATTCTtctattacttataaaaattgtttaaagaagaagagaaagaactAAATTGTACTACTAACATGCTGTTAagtcaacaaaatttttaagggTACCACATAGTTCAACTCCTTCCACATCATGGATTAATTTGATAACATTATATAAAGAAATTATGAACAAAGCATGAATGTAATGATTGATTGATGATGTTCACCAAATCAtacccaacatataaaatggaaatttatatttatatttctacCGTATTAAAATCTACTTACAAATCACTCTAAGAAAATTCCTTTATTCATGTCAAGGATTTTATAAACAATTTGCAATTATGATACCTCATATTTCTAACCAACTAATTTGTAAAGTTAATTTTTATCAACTGAATATGTCCATTGCATTCATAGTTGTGACTAAGAAATAGGGAGTACTAAATAGTTGAACCCATTTCTCTGCAATCTCTCTGTTCTCCCTATATCCATCTAACTTCTACacagtatttttttattttttatttataaataacaaTATTTCATAAAACAAAAGCCCCAGGTACAACAGGAGTGTACATGGAAAGATTTACATCAAGatcaaaaattacaataatcaagcataacaaaaagattagagcaagaaaaagaagagaaagcagAACACCAAGCAAACAAAGAGTGGAGGAGGAGAGGTTTAATCTCAAGAGTCGACCGTTCTGTTCCCTTAAAGCATAAACCTCTCAAGAGATTTAATCTGACTTCTACACAGTAATCTACACATAAACCTCtcataaattaattgatttaccTAATAAAGCTGGAGGTTCTGAGATTAGTCCATAGAGATCCTAATTTTTGAAAGGTATTAGAAATAATGCATTGAGATACGGAAAACAAAAGGCACAATATTATAGAAAGTAAATTGACCTTCCTCACTATAATGAAAAAAGCAACACATGCTCCAAAATAACGTTGAAGCACCCTAGCGAGTAATTTTCCTTCAGATTAAAGTTCAACTTTGACAATTTGCAATCTACACAACagaaccaaataaaaaaaagaaaaagaaaggaccattaaatagtaaataatcaAGTTGTGTCTCTCTTCAATAActacttaaaacctaaaaaatggaaTGTTAAGGAAAAATCTTAAAGATACAAACTTACCCTTATTGTATGGTCcataaaaaaaggaagaggttcCCCCCCGCCCCCCCAATTTTTCAGATAGTTTGTCATAATTTTTGAGTGGTGTATTGGCCAAGTCCAATGCAACCTCCATATAtagttcaaggaaaaaaaaaaaaaataaaggcaagagagatagagaaagggAGTACCTTCAATGGCTTTCAAATTTGGTAGTTATTCATCAATGCCACCACCTTTTCTTGTGATTTGGTATTGTTGCCCTCAGTTCCtacaaataaaatcaaatgcaCTCAATTTGCATAAAGTAAGAAATGCAAAATATTAAGTACTCTAAATGGTACAATGGATTTTGCACAGTGACCTTGCCTAATCATATCAAAATATGTCCAAAGGATCTAAAAGCAAAGAGAAAGTactcaaattaaaaactttcaTTCTTGACCATAACACTACTTGCTTTGTAAATCAATTTGCtgtattgaaatgaaaatattaaattaacgTGTGTGATGCTCTCAACATAGCTGTGGCAGCCATCCACAACCTTTGGCAAGGAATTAATTCAGTATGGACTATAATAAGAGAACCATAACTATCTTTAACAATAATGCCCAAACCTGCATAATTGGtggctttttgaaaaaggtaAGTGCCATAATCATTTTGAGATGAGGAGAAATAGGTGGCTACCATTGCCATGTTTTAGGAGCTGCAGTTATGGGCTAACATTGCAAAACCTAAATAGCTAATGGTCCTAGattgaaattttcatataaaaaatccaaattgcaTAGAAAAGTTCCTAATTTTTGCAATTGAAAATaaccccccaccccaccccagaaaaaaaaatttgattaactGCAACCGAGAAATTCAAACTTATAATTTGCTTGGCTGACATGTTCAGAAAGTGACCAGGTCCTTTGCATTGAAATAGCATCCATGAGGTTTAGAACAAACCACCATCTAAAATCTCACTTGCAATGTTATATTAAGTAGCAAATGAAGgactcatgaaaaaaaaaaatgatttgttaatttgatggACCCAACTTACCAAAGTCGGCAATTGAATTCCCCATGAAAACTTGTTAGGCCTAAACTTTCAAAAGCCAATCAACATTGAACAATTTGCACTAATGGTTgaatttatggaaaataatGGTTTTGGGGAATTAAGATGTGAAAGACCCAAGATGAAATGATTTATCATGTAACTAAAAAGGCTTCAAAGATTGATAAGTCTGAAGAGGACATTACCTGTACTCTAAGAATTGGAGGTAGAATATGCACAACCATACCAGATGGTAGATTTGATTTTAAGGCATGCAAGTACTTTGTAATCAACTTCACATGCAATTTCTATTACAAATCTCAACCACGTCTTACATGAAATTCACCTGAACAAAAAGCAGCCAAAACGCCAAAACATTTACAAATTCCTATAAAGTATATGCACCCTAAAAACCAGAAATAAGAAGCTAATGAACATTGGAACCCTTCACTTACTAACCCAACAACTTTTGAGTGTAAATATGCTTTATtaacagaaaattaaaaaaaaaaaaatcccaaagccAAAGTTTACCTGTAAAAAACAGTGAAAACCATTCAAACGAAACCCAAATAACTCAATATAACAAAGTTTTCAACCTTTTGAGGGAGAGAAAGTACCAATTAGATAGCAAGGACCCAAGGCCACACACAAACCCAATTGGCAAACACAAATTGAATATACCAATAT encodes:
- the LOC115989964 gene encoding uncharacterized protein LOC115989964 — protein: MEYLMEQLAWEDLELMVVQAWLIWTQRNRVIHGGKFHDPDQVQQPSQDSWKPPLPSVYKLNFDAIVFSGLDRSGFGAVIRNDKGEVMAAMLAKGPSVFCSEEVELLAFMQAISSPNEDESLMGNVVGDIQQMLKGQHWGNVEFTRRGGNKVAHVLAQYAKNIIDD